The Micrococcales bacterium genome contains a region encoding:
- the trpA gene encoding tryptophan synthase subunit alpha has translation MSQLDQTQTAATSPTERAIDQALSQGRAALIGYLPVGFPSLAASIEAAESLIDQGVDIIELGLPYSDPVMDGPVIQEAVAAALEAGFRVDHCFEAVEKLSTKSAPVLVMTYYNPVLRRGLDRFAAELAAAGGAGTIIPDLVPDEAANWIAQAKAHQLDRVFLVAPASDNERLTQAARACRGFTYATSTMGVTGTRATLSRRAAQLVGRARAAGAARVCVGVGVSSAAQAAEVASFADGVIVGSALVNALAGPGGLAQMAALAGELAQAVRR, from the coding sequence GAGCCATTGATCAGGCTCTAAGCCAAGGCCGAGCCGCCTTGATTGGCTACCTGCCAGTTGGTTTCCCATCCTTAGCCGCTTCGATCGAAGCGGCCGAGTCTTTGATCGACCAGGGCGTAGACATCATCGAATTGGGCCTGCCCTACTCTGACCCGGTCATGGACGGGCCAGTCATCCAAGAGGCGGTGGCGGCGGCGCTGGAAGCCGGTTTCCGGGTTGACCACTGCTTCGAAGCCGTTGAGAAGTTGTCCACCAAGTCAGCTCCGGTCCTAGTAATGACCTACTACAACCCGGTATTGAGGCGCGGCCTGGACCGCTTCGCGGCCGAGTTGGCCGCAGCCGGTGGGGCCGGCACCATCATCCCGGATTTGGTTCCAGACGAGGCCGCCAATTGGATCGCCCAAGCCAAGGCCCACCAACTCGACCGTGTCTTCTTGGTGGCGCCGGCATCGGACAATGAACGCTTGACCCAAGCAGCGCGGGCCTGCCGAGGTTTCACCTACGCCACTTCGACTATGGGGGTGACCGGAACCAGGGCGACGCTGTCGCGGCGGGCGGCCCAGCTGGTTGGGCGAGCCCGCGCGGCCGGAGCAGCTCGGGTTTGCGTCGGGGTGGGAGTGTCAAGTGCCGCCCAGGCGGCCGAGGTGGCCAGCTTTGCTGACGGTGTCATAGTCGGCTCGGCCCTGGTTAATGCGCTGGCCGGGCCGGGCGGTCTAGCCCAGATGGCGGCACTGGCCGGGGAGTTGGCCCAGGCGGTGCGGCGGTGA